One segment of Cervus canadensis isolate Bull #8, Minnesota chromosome 32, ASM1932006v1, whole genome shotgun sequence DNA contains the following:
- the POP7 gene encoding ribonuclease P protein subunit p20: MAENREPRGTVEAELDPVEYTLRKRLPHRLPRRPNDIYVNMKTDFKAQLARCQKLLDGGARGQNACSEIYIHGLGLAINRAINIALQLQAGSFGSLQVAANTSTVELVDELEPETDSREPLTRIRNNSAIHIRVFRVTPK; this comes from the coding sequence ATGGCCGAAAACCGAGAGCCCCGCGGGACCGTCGAGGCTGAGCTGGACCCGGTGGAGTACACCCTGCGGAAGCGGCTTCCCCACCGCCTGCCCCGGAGGCCCAATGACATCTATGTCAACATGAAGACTGACTTTAAGGCGCAGCTGGCCCGCTGCCAGAAGCTGTTGGACGGAGGGGCGCGGGGTCAGAACGCATGCAGTGAGATCTACATCCACGGCTTGGGCCTGGCCATCAACCGGGCCATCAACATTGCCTTACAACTGCAGGCGGGCAGCTTCGGGTCCTTGCAAGTGGCTGCCAATACCTCCACCGTGGAACTTGTCGATGAGCTGGAACCAGAGACGGATTCACGAGAGCCGCTGACCCGGATCCGCAACAACTCTGCCATCCATATCCGCGTCTTCAGGGTCACGCCCAAGTAA